The nucleotide window TCCACTCCCACACGCGCTCGACGAAGGCCTCGCGGCCCATGTCGCGGCGGCCCGGCTCCTGGCGCTCGGCCAGCTGGCGCTCGACGACCATCTGCGTGGCGATGCCGGCATGGTCCATGCCCGGCTGCCACAACACGTCGCGCCCGCGCATGCGCTCGAAGCGGATGAGAATGTCCTGCAGCGTGTTGTTGAGCGCATGGCCCATGTGCAGGGAGCCCGTCACGTTGGGCGGCGGGATGACGATCGAATAGGACGCTGCGCCCGGTTCGGCGCCGGCTCCCGCCTTGAAGGCATCCGCCTCGTCCCAGGTCTTGGCGATCCTGGGTTCGACTGTGGCAGCATCATAGGTCTTGTCGAGCATCGGTTTTCCCGGGGATTTGAGAACTGATCGCGTGGTTACTCGCTGGCGCGGCGCCAAGTCAACCATTGCGCGGTGGCATCGCGCGGTGGCGGGGGCGCCACCGGAAACGAAAACGCCGCCCGGTGGGCGGCGTTTCGAGCGGAAGCAGCGCCTGGGGCTCAGCGCCCGCGCGATACCCGCTCGATCTCCTGGCGTACGAGCCGCTCCACCAGAGGCGGAAGGTTCTCGTCGAGCCAGCCCTTCAGCATCGGCCGCAGCATCTCCTTGACGAGATCCTCCAGCGTGCGGGCATTGTTGGACAGGATCGTGCCGGCGAGATTGTGGAACGCCGCCTGGACCGCCTGGTTGGCGTCGGGAGACAGCAGGTCCTCGCCGTCCGGGCCAGCAGCGGCACGGGGCGCCGCGCGCGGGGCGGGCCTGGGCGCGGGCGCCGGCTCGGGCTCCTCGTCGACGAAGGCGACATCGCCGGCCTCGTCGTCGTCGGACCCCAGTCCCTCGACCATGTCGAAGGTATCCATGTCGTCTTCGGCCTCGACCGCCTGGGCCTCGGTCAGCTCCAGCACGTCGTCGGCATCGGCCTCGGCGTCCACCTCGGCTTCGGCTTTCGCCGCCACCGGCTCCTCGATCTCCACCTCGATCTCGTCGTCGCCGGCGGAATCGAACAGCTTGTCGAGGTCGTCCTGCGACATCTCCTCGCCGGCGGCGGGCATCGCCTCTTCCGGCTCGGCCGCTGCCTTCCCGCCTGCAGACGTGTCTTCATCGGAGATGATCCGGCGAATGGACGCCAGGATTTCTTCCATTGAAGGTTCTTGAGCTTGACTGGCGTTGGCCATACCGATCCCCGCACTCGAAAACTCTGCGTCCGGCCCAGGGGCCGGGAAGCTTCTGACCGTCTGCAGCCCTTGGTGGAACTGCCGAGTCGATCACGAAAAACTATAACGTGTTAAGCCGCCGGGGGAAACGCACCACCGCGCCGCGATGCCCCATGCCGACCCGAACGGGCCAACAATTCCCCGATTCGGGCCATTTTGCACGAAAAACCGCCCCTGAACTCCCAGGAGCGGTCCTTCCCGATGCAGCAGTGCGGACGGGACGGGCCCGCCGCTTTCGCTCAGCGGCCGTCCGGCGTCTTCAGGCCGTACCAGCTGTTGCGCACCTTCTTGTAATGCGCGGTCTCGTCGTAGCGGGCCACGGCAAGGCCGATCTGGTCGGACGTCAGGCGCCCGCTGGCCGAAATCAGCGAATAGGCCGCGACCGTGCGGTTGCGCTGCGCGCTGATCAGGCTGACGCGGCTGTTGACCAGATCGAACTGCGCGTTGAGCACGTCCAGCGTGGTGCGCTGGCCCACGCGCTGCTCCTCGATGACGCCTTCCAGCGCCAGCTGGTTGGCCGAAACCGCATCCTCGCCGGCCTGGATCGAGGCCAGCGCCGCCTGATACTGCCCCCAGGCGGAGACGACATTGGCGCGAATCTGGTCGCGTGCCACGTCGAGCTGGATCTGGGTCTGGCCGAGATCTTCCTTCGCCTGCCGCACGCGCGACGACACCGCGCCGCCCTGGTAGAGCGGGATGGACACGCGGCCGAAGATGCTGGCGCTGTCCACCGTGTCGGTGTTCGGCGAGGACGGCGGACGCCACTGGCGCTGCAGGTCGGCCTCGACGGTGACGGTCGGCAGCAGCTCGCCCTCGATGGTCTTGACGCCGAACGTGCCGGCATCGACGAGGTGCTGCGCCGCAAGGATCGACGGATGGTTGGCGGCGCTGAGCTTCAGCGCCTCATCCAGCGAGCGCGGCATCCGGCCATAGATCGTGGTGCGTGCGGACAGCGACTTCGGGTCCGAGCCGACGACCTGGCGGTAGATGGCCCGCGCGGTGTTGACGTTGGCCATCGCCAGGTTGAGGTCCGACTGGGCCTCCGAGTAGCGGGCCCTCGCCTGCGACACGTCGGTGCGGGTGCCCTCGCCCACCTCGAAACGGTCCTGCGCCGCGCGCACCTGCTCCGAGAGGAAGGCAAGGCTGCTGCGCCGCAGCGAGACGATGGCGGTGGTGCTGATGACGTCCATATAGGCGGTCGCCGCATCCAGCATCACCGCCTGCTCGGTCGCCCGCAGGCTCTCGCGCTCGGCCCGCACCACGGCCTCGGCCTGGCGAACCGAGTTCACCGTGCGGAAGCCGCGGAACAGGGCCTGCGAAATCGACAGGCCGACGGAGGCCGTGTTGCCGTAGCGCGAGCGGCCCGGATCGCTGTTGGTGTGCTGCGCGCCGACATCGAGGCGGCCGAAGATCTGCGGACGCCAGCCCGACAGCGCCTGCGGCACCGATTCATTGACCGAGCGCAGCGCCGCACGGGCCGCGTTCAGCGTGGGATTGTCGGAATAGGCCTGAGCCAGCGCCTGGTCGATCGACTGCGCGCGTCCCGTCGCGGGCACGCCAGCGACCGCCACCGCAAGCGCGGTCGCAAAGAGCCATGAACCCGTCCGCTTCACCTTGAACACCCCTGTACAACTCCGGAGCAGCCGCGACGGCAGAATCACCGGCGGCCGACTTCTGTTTGACGCGGGTCCCTGTGACCCATGATCCTGCCTGTGCGGATCTGCGGTTTTCCGGTCCGCCCCAGGGGCGCCCGCCGCTTTTTGATCCTCGCAAAGCGCTGCAGT belongs to Stappia indica and includes:
- a CDS encoding DUF2497 domain-containing protein; the encoded protein is MEEILASIRRIISDEDTSAGGKAAAEPEEAMPAAGEEMSQDDLDKLFDSAGDDEIEVEIEEPVAAKAEAEVDAEADADDVLELTEAQAVEAEDDMDTFDMVEGLGSDDDEAGDVAFVDEEPEPAPAPRPAPRAAPRAAAGPDGEDLLSPDANQAVQAAFHNLAGTILSNNARTLEDLVKEMLRPMLKGWLDENLPPLVERLVRQEIERVSRGR
- a CDS encoding TolC family outer membrane protein, yielding MFKVKRTGSWLFATALAVAVAGVPATGRAQSIDQALAQAYSDNPTLNAARAALRSVNESVPQALSGWRPQIFGRLDVGAQHTNSDPGRSRYGNTASVGLSISQALFRGFRTVNSVRQAEAVVRAERESLRATEQAVMLDAATAYMDVISTTAIVSLRRSSLAFLSEQVRAAQDRFEVGEGTRTDVSQARARYSEAQSDLNLAMANVNTARAIYRQVVGSDPKSLSARTTIYGRMPRSLDEALKLSAANHPSILAAQHLVDAGTFGVKTIEGELLPTVTVEADLQRQWRPPSSPNTDTVDSASIFGRVSIPLYQGGAVSSRVRQAKEDLGQTQIQLDVARDQIRANVVSAWGQYQAALASIQAGEDAVSANQLALEGVIEEQRVGQRTTLDVLNAQFDLVNSRVSLISAQRNRTVAAYSLISASGRLTSDQIGLAVARYDETAHYKKVRNSWYGLKTPDGR